In Hyphomicrobiales bacterium, a single window of DNA contains:
- the ptsN gene encoding PTS IIA-like nitrogen regulatory protein PtsN produces the protein MTLADIIDARAVLPAVKAQNKKQVLQELSQAIAGLVAADQRVVFETLNRREKLGSTGLGQGIAIPHGRLPNINRVYGLFARLATPVDFDSIDGQPVDLVFVLLAPDHAGADHLTALARISRLLREPATLAKLRGTDTAEGLYAILTEPSATQSAA, from the coding sequence ATGACTCTTGCAGACATCATCGACGCCCGCGCCGTGCTTCCCGCGGTGAAGGCCCAGAACAAGAAGCAGGTGTTGCAGGAACTCTCCCAGGCGATTGCCGGACTTGTTGCTGCCGACCAGCGTGTTGTCTTCGAAACGCTGAACCGCCGCGAGAAGTTGGGCTCGACCGGCCTCGGCCAGGGCATTGCCATTCCGCACGGCCGTCTCCCCAACATCAACCGCGTCTACGGCCTCTTCGCGCGTCTCGCCACACCGGTTGATTTCGACAGCATCGATGGCCAGCCGGTGGACCTCGTCTTCGTGTTGCTGGCACCCGACCATGCCGGCGCCGATCATCTCACCGCCCTGGCCCGCATCTCGCGCCTGCTGCGCGAACCGGCGACGCTCGCCAAGCTGCGCGGCACCGATACGGCGGAAGGCCTCTACGCCATCCTCACCGAACCCTCGGCCACGCAGTCAGCCGCCTGA
- a CDS encoding ribonuclease D, producing the protein MAVKMYRGDLPADFNPGTAVAIDTETMGLNPRRDRLCVVQISTGDGNAHLVQFDAGAHAAPRLKALLEDRAVLKIFHYARFDVAVLKQYLGADTGPLYCTKIASRLARTYTDKHGLKDVLRELLGIDANKQQQSSDWGSHVLSEAQKTYAAQDVLYLHELKTRLDQMLEREGRMHLARACFDFIPVRSALDLGGWGEEDVFAHS; encoded by the coding sequence ATGGCTGTCAAAATGTACCGCGGCGACCTGCCGGCCGATTTCAATCCCGGCACGGCCGTGGCGATCGATACCGAAACAATGGGACTGAACCCCCGCCGCGACCGTCTTTGCGTCGTGCAGATCTCGACGGGCGACGGCAATGCCCATCTCGTGCAGTTCGATGCCGGCGCTCACGCAGCACCGCGCCTGAAGGCCCTCCTGGAAGACCGCGCCGTCCTCAAGATCTTCCATTACGCACGTTTTGACGTGGCCGTGCTGAAGCAATACCTCGGCGCCGACACCGGCCCCCTCTACTGTACCAAGATCGCCTCGCGCCTGGCCCGCACCTACACCGACAAGCACGGCCTCAAGGACGTCTTGCGCGAACTCCTCGGCATCGACGCCAACAAGCAGCAGCAGAGCTCCGACTGGGGCTCCCATGTGCTGAGCGAGGCGCAGAAGACCTACGCCGCCCAGGACGTGCTCTATCTTCATGAATTGAAGACCCGCCTCGACCAGATGCTGGAGCGGGAGGGACGCATGCATCTCGCCAGGGCGTGCTTCGATTTCATTCCTGTCCGATCTGCCCTCGACCTCGGCGGCTGGGGTGAAGAAGATGTCTTCGCACATTCATGA
- the lptC gene encoding LPS export ABC transporter periplasmic protein LptC — protein MKNWIMMLAVAASFAGSAPRLALAQAQEESVNIEASEMEIIDADKRAIFRGDVVAQRSSETIKADQMVVDYVDVKQPDGTSKSEVDTMDCTGGVTITTPTQTITGTRAVFHIRRDELNVTGNVKVVQGKTVLRGPELVANLKTKRTVMKGGRVKGTFVPK, from the coding sequence ATGAAGAATTGGATCATGATGCTGGCCGTGGCCGCATCCTTCGCGGGATCGGCGCCCAGGCTGGCGCTGGCACAGGCGCAGGAGGAAAGCGTCAACATCGAAGCCAGCGAAATGGAAATCATCGACGCCGACAAGCGCGCCATCTTCCGGGGCGACGTGGTGGCTCAGCGCTCCAGCGAGACGATCAAGGCCGACCAGATGGTGGTGGACTACGTTGATGTGAAGCAGCCCGATGGGACCTCGAAGTCGGAAGTCGACACCATGGATTGCACCGGTGGTGTGACCATCACGACCCCGACCCAGACCATCACCGGCACCCGCGCCGTCTTCCACATCCGCCGTGACGAACTGAATGTCACCGGCAACGTCAAGGTGGTGCAGGGCAAGACGGTCCTGCGCGGACCAGAGCTGGTGGCCAATCTCAAGACCAAGCGCACCGTCATGAAGGGTGGCCGCGTCAAGGGCACATTCGTGCCGAAGTGA
- a CDS encoding translation initiation factor IF-3, which yields MSLPPRRPSFNRNAPVPQKEDEHKINNRIDAREVRLIGADGGNVGVVPTRQAMIMAEEAGLDLVEISPDAKPPVAKILDYGKFRFQEQKKAAEARKKQRVIEIKEIKLRPMIDDHDYEVKMRAAKRFFEEGDKVKVTLRFRGREMDHQDLGYKLLLRVKSEMAEIAKVELEPKPEGRQIIMIMAPRGKG from the coding sequence TTGAGCCTGCCCCCACGCCGCCCTTCGTTCAACCGCAATGCTCCTGTTCCGCAGAAGGAAGACGAGCACAAGATCAACAACCGCATTGATGCCCGCGAGGTGCGCCTGATCGGTGCAGATGGCGGCAATGTCGGCGTTGTCCCGACGCGGCAGGCCATGATCATGGCCGAAGAGGCAGGCCTCGACCTCGTGGAGATTTCTCCCGATGCCAAGCCGCCCGTCGCCAAGATTCTCGACTACGGCAAGTTCCGCTTCCAGGAACAGAAGAAGGCAGCGGAAGCCCGCAAGAAGCAGCGCGTCATCGAGATCAAGGAAATCAAGCTCCGCCCGATGATCGACGACCACGATTACGAAGTGAAGATGCGCGCCGCCAAGCGATTCTTCGAAGAAGGCGACAAGGTGAAGGTGACGCTGCGCTTCCGTGGCCGCGAAATGGATCACCAGGATCTGGGCTACAAGCTCCTGTTGCGGGTGAAATCAGAAATGGCCGAGATCGCCAAGGTGGAACTGGAACCAAAGCCTGAGGGACGGCAGATCATCATGATCATGGCTCCGCGCGGCAAGGGCTGA
- a CDS encoding SDR family oxidoreductase encodes MNHILFFGFGFSAEALTRRLDPAQWRITGTSRSEEGAARLRARGVNGVRFDALNDIPDDVTHIVSSVPPGDSGDPVLLRFGAALQRQVHRLTWAAYLSTTGVYGDHGGAWIDEATTLTPNTERGRRRLAAEEAWLRLHRLNGLPLHIFRLAGIYGPGRNQLETVLDGTAKRIIKEGQVFSRIHVDDIAGILLASMARPHPGTAYNVADDDPCPPQDVVEHAAELLGKPVPPAIAFADAELSPMARSFYADSKRVANRRVKEELGYRFLYPSFHEGLAALLPGAGKPQ; translated from the coding sequence ATGAACCACATCCTGTTTTTCGGTTTCGGATTCTCGGCGGAAGCCCTGACCCGCCGGCTCGATCCCGCGCAATGGCGCATCACCGGCACCAGCCGCAGCGAAGAAGGGGCCGCCCGCCTGCGGGCGCGGGGAGTGAACGGCGTCCGCTTCGATGCGCTGAACGATATTCCCGACGACGTGACCCATATCGTTTCCTCCGTGCCGCCGGGGGACTCCGGTGATCCCGTGCTGTTGCGGTTTGGGGCGGCGTTGCAGCGGCAGGTCCATCGCCTCACATGGGCGGCCTACCTCTCGACCACCGGTGTCTATGGCGACCATGGCGGGGCCTGGATCGACGAGGCCACAACACTCACGCCCAACACCGAACGCGGGCGGCGGCGGCTTGCGGCGGAGGAGGCGTGGCTCCGGCTCCATCGCCTCAATGGTTTGCCACTCCACATCTTCCGCCTCGCCGGTATCTATGGCCCCGGGCGCAACCAGCTTGAAACTGTGCTGGATGGAACTGCCAAACGTATCATCAAGGAGGGCCAGGTGTTCAGCCGCATCCATGTGGATGATATCGCCGGCATCCTGCTCGCCTCCATGGCCCGGCCTCATCCGGGGACCGCTTACAATGTCGCCGATGATGACCCCTGCCCGCCGCAGGATGTTGTTGAGCATGCGGCGGAGCTTCTCGGGAAACCCGTGCCTCCCGCCATCGCCTTTGCGGATGCGGAGCTCTCGCCCATGGCGCGGAGCTTCTATGCCGATTCAAAGCGAGTGGCGAACCGCCGCGTGAAGGAGGAGCTGGGCTATCGTTTCCTCTATCCGAGTTTCCACGAAGGGCTTGCAGCACTCCTTCCGGGGGCGGGAAAACCTCAGTAG
- the lptB gene encoding LPS export ABC transporter ATP-binding protein codes for MLRNHQASSTGSRVRPRPMAPRPQRQPQGSGRPMMQPPAEGLTATMLAKSYRNRPVVRDVSVSVRRGEAVGLLGPNGAGKTTVFYMITGLIAADKGSIRIDGEDVTHLPMYQRARLGIGYLPQESSIFRGLTVEQNLRAVLDLHEKDKSERERQLRELYDEFSIAHLRHSPAVALSGGERRRVEIARALAAKPQYMLLDEPFAGIDPIAIGDIRALVRQLTARGIGVLITDHNVRETLELIDRALIIHEGHVLTEGSPQQIVNDPDVRRYYLGESFSL; via the coding sequence ATGCTTCGTAATCACCAGGCGTCCAGCACCGGATCTCGGGTTCGTCCCCGCCCCATGGCCCCCCGCCCACAGCGGCAGCCACAGGGCAGTGGCCGTCCCATGATGCAGCCTCCGGCCGAAGGCCTGACCGCGACCATGCTCGCCAAGAGCTATCGCAACAGGCCGGTGGTCCGGGATGTGTCGGTTTCGGTGCGGCGTGGCGAGGCTGTTGGCCTGCTTGGTCCCAATGGCGCCGGCAAGACGACCGTGTTCTACATGATCACGGGACTGATTGCCGCCGACAAGGGCTCGATCAGGATCGATGGCGAAGATGTGACCCACTTGCCCATGTACCAAAGGGCCAGGCTGGGGATCGGGTATCTTCCCCAGGAAAGTTCCATTTTCCGGGGCCTCACCGTTGAACAGAATCTGCGTGCAGTGCTTGATCTTCATGAGAAGGACAAGTCCGAACGCGAGCGTCAGTTGCGTGAGTTGTATGATGAGTTCTCAATTGCCCACCTCCGGCATTCGCCGGCTGTTGCGCTCTCTGGCGGAGAACGTCGCCGGGTGGAAATCGCCCGCGCCCTCGCCGCCAAGCCCCAGTACATGCTCCTCGATGAGCCCTTCGCCGGGATTGATCCGATTGCGATCGGTGATATTCGCGCCCTGGTGCGACAGCTCACCGCTCGGGGAATCGGGGTGCTTATTACGGATCACAATGTCCGTGAAACCCTCGAACTCATCGACCGTGCCCTCATCATCCATGAGGGCCATGTCCTGACCGAGGGCAGCCCGCAACAAATCGTTAACGATCCCGACGTGCGGCGCTACTATCTTGGTGAATCCTTCAGCCTCTGA
- a CDS encoding alpha/beta fold hydrolase — protein MAMGRVAFDDNLPGCRLAYMKDGAADDIGPCGIVWLGGYKSDMTGTKAENLADLARASRRNLLRFDYTGHGQSDGLFVDGTITGWLEQATHMFLRHTQNPRIIVGSSMGGWLALLLARRLMKEDPLAARRIAGLVLIAPATDMTRDLMWENFGAEAREELLERGVYLRPSEYGEPYAITLRLLEDGAKHLILEEGLSLHMPVRILQGSADVDVPPSHAVKTFEALEASDITLTFLKGGDHRLSTAVQLRIMQETVLQLAERADGIRY, from the coding sequence ATGGCAATGGGCCGGGTGGCATTTGACGACAATCTTCCGGGATGCCGGCTTGCCTACATGAAGGACGGGGCGGCCGACGATATCGGCCCCTGCGGCATCGTCTGGCTCGGGGGCTACAAGTCCGACATGACGGGAACCAAGGCCGAAAACCTGGCCGACCTCGCCCGCGCCTCCCGCCGGAACCTGCTGCGCTTCGACTATACCGGGCATGGCCAGTCCGACGGCCTGTTCGTGGACGGAACCATCACGGGCTGGCTGGAGCAGGCAACCCACATGTTCCTGCGCCATACCCAAAATCCCCGGATCATCGTCGGTTCCAGCATGGGGGGCTGGCTGGCCCTGCTGCTGGCCCGCCGCCTGATGAAGGAAGATCCGCTGGCGGCCCGGCGCATCGCAGGCCTCGTCCTCATCGCCCCCGCAACCGACATGACCCGCGACCTGATGTGGGAGAATTTCGGCGCCGAGGCCCGGGAGGAACTGCTGGAGCGCGGCGTCTATCTCCGTCCCTCGGAATATGGCGAACCCTATGCCATCACCCTCCGGCTGCTGGAGGATGGGGCCAAGCACCTGATTCTGGAGGAAGGCCTGTCGCTGCACATGCCGGTGCGCATCCTGCAAGGGAGCGCCGACGTCGATGTTCCCCCCTCCCATGCGGTGAAAACCTTTGAGGCGCTGGAGGCGAGCGACATCACGCTCACCTTTCTCAAGGGCGGCGACCATCGTCTTTCCACCGCCGTGCAGTTGCGCATCATGCAGGAGACAGTGCTGCAACTGGCGGAACGCGCCGACGGTATCCGCTACTGA
- a CDS encoding undecaprenyl-diphosphate phosphatase, which translates to MFLEQIIVLALIQGITEFLPVSSSGHLILVPALTGWKDQGVLTDMVTNLGTLSAVIIYFWRDVVAMVRGTFDLVMRRSSAGARLALNVMIGTVPIVLVGLVMKATHLDDHIRSATLVAVNAIVFGILLYAADAYGLLTRTVRDMSWKVALAIGCAQALSLSPGTSRSGITMTAARAMGYVRPEAARFSFLLSIPANGAASALVIGDALSSGERLTGDVIMTGVLTFFVALLAIAFLMRMLRTMSFLPFVIYRVILGGALLGLIFAGVQLGTVN; encoded by the coding sequence ATGTTTCTAGAGCAGATCATAGTACTGGCCCTGATCCAGGGCATCACCGAGTTTCTCCCGGTCTCGTCTTCCGGGCATCTCATTCTTGTGCCCGCGCTCACCGGCTGGAAGGACCAGGGGGTGCTCACCGACATGGTGACGAACCTCGGCACGCTCTCCGCCGTCATCATCTATTTCTGGCGCGATGTGGTGGCGATGGTGCGCGGTACATTCGACCTCGTGATGCGGCGCAGTTCGGCGGGCGCGCGGCTCGCACTCAACGTGATGATCGGCACCGTGCCCATCGTGCTGGTGGGCCTTGTGATGAAGGCCACGCACCTTGATGACCACATCCGCAGCGCCACGCTGGTAGCGGTGAATGCGATCGTCTTCGGCATCCTGCTCTATGCGGCGGATGCCTACGGTCTTCTCACCCGCACGGTGCGCGACATGTCGTGGAAGGTGGCGCTCGCCATCGGCTGCGCCCAGGCGCTGTCCCTGTCACCGGGCACGAGCCGCTCCGGCATCACCATGACGGCAGCGCGCGCCATGGGCTATGTGCGGCCCGAGGCGGCACGCTTTTCCTTCCTGCTCTCCATTCCGGCAAATGGCGCGGCATCGGCGCTGGTGATCGGCGATGCCTTGTCGAGCGGCGAACGGCTGACCGGCGATGTCATCATGACCGGCGTTCTCACCTTCTTCGTGGCGCTGCTGGCGATTGCCTTCCTGATGCGCATGCTGCGCACCATGAGCTTCCTGCCCTTCGTGATCTACCGGGTCATTCTCGGCGGCGCCCTGCTGGGCCTGATCTTCGCCGGCGTTCAGTTGGGAACGGTGAACTGA
- the lptC gene encoding LPS export ABC transporter periplasmic protein LptC, with protein MSSHIHDMAGDGGSRAIGAPVRRANARAGLTRWLSYVIVAAAAGLAVTFAVELGLFTPKIQKTDAPLAPVERPNQITGGPSKISGFDKNNLPFEITAQKGVQDEKIETVVHLETVDSNFARPNGAKLNITSIGAVYETKTKALELDGNVVFAEGDRFRAHMDKAAVNMADQTLTSRSPVAVDIIGGKITADSLTITSNGERILFRGGVKARFVTQKGNPGDGE; from the coding sequence ATGTCTTCGCACATTCATGACATGGCGGGCGATGGCGGCTCGCGGGCCATCGGTGCGCCTGTAAGGCGTGCCAATGCGCGCGCCGGCCTGACGCGCTGGCTCTCCTACGTCATCGTGGCTGCCGCTGCCGGGCTGGCCGTGACCTTTGCGGTGGAACTCGGACTGTTCACGCCGAAGATCCAGAAGACCGATGCGCCTCTGGCACCCGTGGAAAGACCAAACCAGATCACTGGCGGACCGTCCAAGATTTCCGGCTTCGACAAGAACAACCTGCCCTTCGAGATCACCGCGCAAAAGGGCGTGCAGGATGAAAAGATCGAGACGGTCGTGCACCTGGAAACGGTCGACAGCAACTTTGCGCGGCCCAACGGGGCCAAGCTGAACATCACCTCGATTGGGGCTGTCTACGAGACCAAGACGAAGGCGCTGGAACTCGATGGCAATGTGGTTTTCGCGGAAGGCGACCGCTTCCGCGCCCACATGGACAAGGCCGCCGTGAACATGGCAGACCAGACCCTCACCTCGAGGTCGCCGGTGGCAGTCGATATCATCGGTGGAAAGATCACGGCGGACAGCCTGACCATCACGTCCAATGGCGAGCGCATTCTTTTCAGGGGTGGCGTCAAGGCGCGCTTCGTGACACAAAAGGGCAACCCAGGAGACGGTGAATGA
- the queG gene encoding tRNA epoxyqueuosine(34) reductase QueG, with the protein MPSSISETAKKALARLRQAAVREGLPLLRVTEARLPPTVAERLQTFLDAGHAGDMAWMAETAERRASPEAMWSEARTAIVFAQPYTPAIDPLSRLDDTSAGVISVYALNRDYHEVFKGKLKQLAQVFAATAGAEVKVFVDTAPLMEKPLAAQAGLGWQGKHSNLVSREAGNWFFIGTILTTVPLPSDTAEEDHCGTCRSCLDICPTRAFPAPYRLDARRCISYLTIEHTDHIAREFRKPMGNRIYGCDDCLAVCPWNKFAQACNEAKLVARDDLVAPRLADLLALDDASFRQLFSGSPVKRVGRERFLRNCLIAAGNSGDAALIPIIAARLADASPLVRAMAVWAHAQLAEGAVHDQLRARYLPLENDAGVREEWQAA; encoded by the coding sequence ATGCCGAGCTCGATTTCTGAGACGGCGAAAAAGGCGCTCGCCCGTCTGCGTCAGGCGGCCGTGCGCGAGGGGCTTCCGCTCCTGCGGGTGACGGAAGCACGTCTCCCGCCCACCGTGGCGGAACGATTGCAGACATTTCTGGATGCCGGTCATGCCGGCGACATGGCGTGGATGGCCGAGACGGCGGAGCGCCGCGCTTCGCCCGAGGCCATGTGGAGCGAAGCGCGCACAGCCATTGTCTTTGCCCAACCCTACACGCCCGCCATCGATCCCCTGTCGCGGCTTGACGACACATCGGCGGGCGTCATTTCTGTCTATGCGCTGAACCGCGATTATCACGAGGTCTTCAAGGGCAAGCTGAAGCAGCTGGCGCAGGTCTTTGCGGCAACCGCCGGTGCCGAGGTGAAAGTCTTCGTCGATACCGCCCCGCTGATGGAGAAACCGCTGGCGGCGCAGGCGGGACTGGGCTGGCAGGGCAAGCACAGCAACCTTGTGTCGCGCGAGGCCGGAAACTGGTTCTTCATCGGCACCATCCTCACCACCGTTCCTTTGCCATCAGACACGGCGGAAGAGGATCATTGCGGCACCTGCCGTTCCTGCCTGGACATCTGTCCGACGCGGGCCTTTCCGGCGCCCTACCGGCTCGATGCGCGGCGCTGCATTTCCTATCTTACCATCGAGCACACGGACCACATCGCGCGGGAGTTCCGCAAGCCCATGGGCAACCGCATCTATGGCTGCGATGATTGCCTTGCCGTTTGTCCCTGGAACAAGTTTGCGCAGGCTTGCAACGAAGCGAAACTCGTGGCCCGTGATGACCTCGTGGCACCGCGATTGGCCGATCTGCTGGCACTCGACGATGCGTCTTTCCGGCAGCTCTTTTCGGGCTCGCCGGTGAAGCGTGTGGGGCGTGAGCGTTTCCTCCGCAACTGTCTCATCGCTGCGGGCAACAGCGGCGATGCGGCCCTCATCCCCATCATTGCGGCCCGTCTCGCGGATGCCTCGCCATTGGTACGGGCCATGGCAGTGTGGGCGCATGCGCAACTGGCCGAAGGCGCTGTTCATGACCAGTTGCGCGCCAGATATTTGCCTCTGGAAAATGACGCGGGCGTGCGGGAAGAATGGCAGGCAGCATGA
- a CDS encoding glutathione S-transferase family protein: MPKLYHFTLDPHGRRMRLALAEYGAAPLLSEERPWQPSDQLIDLNPTGLTPVYVEDDGAVVAGAEALTEYLEETLGRERPLIPGDTLARAEVRRLVAWFDIKFYAEVTEPVLTEKVIRRFVAAPGNGRGSPDMQRMRTGLQLLKPHLDYLAYLAEQRSWLAGNELSLADLAAAAHISAIDYLGEINWADHPIAQDWYSRIKSRPSFRALLGDVIPGVAPSAHYAELDF; the protein is encoded by the coding sequence ATGCCCAAACTCTACCATTTCACGCTTGATCCCCATGGCCGGCGCATGCGCCTGGCGCTCGCCGAATACGGCGCGGCTCCGCTCCTCAGTGAGGAACGGCCGTGGCAACCGTCGGATCAGCTGATCGATCTCAACCCGACGGGCCTCACGCCTGTCTACGTGGAGGACGATGGCGCGGTGGTGGCGGGCGCGGAAGCGCTGACGGAATATCTGGAGGAAACGCTGGGCCGCGAACGTCCCCTCATTCCCGGCGACACGCTGGCACGGGCCGAGGTACGCCGCCTCGTGGCCTGGTTCGACATCAAGTTCTACGCCGAGGTGACGGAGCCCGTGCTCACCGAAAAGGTCATCCGCCGCTTCGTCGCAGCACCCGGCAATGGCCGCGGTTCTCCCGACATGCAGCGGATGCGCACCGGCCTGCAATTGCTGAAGCCCCATCTCGATTATCTCGCCTATCTGGCCGAGCAGCGCTCGTGGCTTGCGGGAAATGAACTGTCGCTCGCCGATCTCGCCGCGGCGGCCCATATCTCCGCCATTGATTATCTCGGCGAGATCAACTGGGCCGATCATCCCATCGCGCAGGACTGGTACAGCCGGATCAAGTCGCGGCCTTCCTTCCGCGCGCTGCTGGGCGATGTCATTCCCGGTGTTGCGCCATCGGCCCACTATGCCGAGCTCGATTTCTGA
- a CDS encoding complex I NDUFA9 subunit family protein: MVSTPSDKLVTVFGGSGFIGRQIVRSLAKRGYRIRVACRRPDLAGHVLPLGTPGQIALVQANLRYPASVAAACEGAYAVINATGTDVSSGAQSFDAVVVFGSEAVAKAARQAKASLMLMVSGMAADAESPSLASQAKAKAEAATARAFPGAMVVRPSVVFGPDDRFFNRMAGLVRFAPVLPVIAPETKVQPVFVGDVAEAMATLVDRGVADGKTYELGGPATGTLQDMMQYVVDVTQRKRLLLPLPHGAAKLFGLLIGWLPGAPINADQVEMLQGNNVVSAAAHAEGRDLAGLGITPRAFATIVPTYLYRFRKEGQFTVPN, translated from the coding sequence TTGGTCTCCACTCCATCCGACAAGCTTGTCACGGTGTTCGGCGGTTCCGGCTTTATCGGACGCCAGATCGTCCGCAGCCTCGCCAAGCGGGGCTATCGAATCCGCGTCGCCTGCCGCCGTCCCGACCTCGCGGGCCATGTCCTGCCGCTGGGCACGCCCGGGCAGATCGCCCTGGTGCAGGCGAACCTGCGCTACCCCGCATCGGTCGCGGCCGCCTGCGAGGGAGCCTACGCCGTCATCAATGCCACGGGCACGGATGTCTCCAGCGGCGCGCAATCCTTTGACGCCGTGGTTGTGTTCGGCTCCGAGGCCGTGGCCAAGGCCGCACGGCAGGCCAAGGCCAGCCTGATGCTCATGGTGTCGGGCATGGCTGCCGATGCCGAATCGCCCAGCCTCGCTTCACAAGCCAAGGCCAAGGCGGAAGCAGCCACCGCCCGCGCCTTCCCCGGTGCCATGGTGGTGCGGCCCTCCGTGGTGTTTGGTCCTGACGACCGTTTCTTCAATCGCATGGCTGGCCTCGTCCGCTTCGCGCCGGTGCTGCCGGTGATCGCACCCGAGACCAAAGTGCAGCCCGTGTTCGTGGGCGACGTTGCCGAAGCCATGGCGACGCTGGTCGACCGGGGTGTGGCCGACGGAAAGACCTACGAGCTGGGTGGACCGGCGACAGGCACGCTTCAGGACATGATGCAGTATGTGGTGGATGTGACGCAGCGCAAGCGCCTGCTGCTGCCACTGCCCCACGGCGCGGCCAAACTCTTCGGTCTCCTCATCGGTTGGCTGCCCGGAGCGCCCATCAACGCCGATCAGGTGGAAATGCTACAGGGCAACAACGTGGTGAGCGCGGCGGCGCATGCAGAGGGACGTGATCTCGCAGGGCTCGGCATCACGCCGCGCGCCTTTGCGACCATCGTTCCCACCTATCTCTACCGCTTCCGCAAGGAAGGTCAGTTCACCGTTCCCAACTGA
- the rpoN gene encoding RNA polymerase factor sigma-54: MGLSQKLILKQGQSLVMTPQLQQAIKLLQMSSMELQAFVDAELERNPLLEREEASSEPQAGTPEKQTPDSLDETFTSRNAAPEDMGGDAEAPEGASARMADEASMPRDSGWASLRSSGHLSFDGEDGDFAANLSSGISLAEHLTSQLNLEFTAPADLMIGQHLIGMLNDAGYLSGEPESLCETLKATPQQIEDVLARLRRFEPAGVFARDLAECLKLQLQDLDRLDPAMAALIDNLPLVARRDFSTLRVRCAVTMDDLQDMLAELRALNPKPGLAFGSEPTLPVVPDVFVRPSPDGNWIIELNSETLPRVLVNNRYMATVSRGARSEDDKLFLAGCHAQAAWLVKSLEQRAKTVLKVAREIVRQQDGFLIHGVQHLRPITLKMVADAIEMHESTVSRVTSNKYIATPLGTYELKYFFTTAIASADGEGDAHSAESVRHRIREMIAKENPEAILSDDDIVAALRLEGVDIARRTVAKYRESLNILSSVQRRREARLKG; the protein is encoded by the coding sequence ATGGGTCTCAGTCAAAAATTAATTCTGAAACAGGGCCAGTCCCTGGTGATGACGCCGCAACTGCAGCAGGCGATCAAGCTGTTGCAGATGTCATCCATGGAATTGCAGGCCTTTGTCGATGCCGAGCTGGAGCGCAACCCGCTTCTCGAACGCGAAGAAGCCTCTTCCGAGCCGCAAGCCGGCACGCCTGAAAAGCAGACCCCCGACAGCCTCGACGAAACATTCACCAGTCGCAATGCCGCCCCCGAGGACATGGGCGGCGATGCCGAGGCGCCCGAAGGCGCCTCTGCGCGCATGGCCGATGAAGCTTCGATGCCGCGTGATTCCGGCTGGGCCAGCCTGCGCTCGTCCGGCCACCTTTCGTTTGACGGCGAGGACGGCGATTTTGCCGCCAATCTCTCCAGCGGCATTTCGCTCGCCGAACACCTCACCTCGCAGCTCAATCTGGAATTCACCGCCCCCGCCGACCTGATGATCGGCCAGCACCTGATCGGCATGCTGAACGATGCGGGCTATCTCTCTGGCGAACCCGAGAGCCTGTGCGAAACCCTCAAGGCCACGCCCCAGCAGATCGAGGATGTCCTCGCTCGCCTCCGCCGCTTCGAGCCGGCCGGTGTGTTTGCCCGCGACCTTGCGGAATGCCTGAAACTGCAATTGCAGGACCTCGACCGTCTCGATCCCGCCATGGCCGCCCTCATCGACAATTTGCCCCTCGTGGCACGGCGCGATTTCAGCACGCTCCGCGTCCGTTGCGCCGTCACCATGGATGACCTGCAGGACATGCTGGCGGAACTGCGCGCCCTCAATCCCAAGCCCGGCCTCGCCTTCGGCAGCGAGCCCACGCTTCCGGTGGTGCCGGACGTCTTCGTGCGGCCCTCGCCCGACGGCAACTGGATCATCGAATTGAACAGCGAGACCTTGCCGCGTGTTCTCGTCAACAACCGCTACATGGCCACGGTATCGCGCGGCGCCCGCAGTGAAGACGACAAGCTCTTCCTCGCCGGATGCCATGCCCAGGCGGCATGGCTGGTCAAGAGCCTCGAACAGCGCGCCAAGACAGTGCTGAAGGTCGCGCGTGAGATCGTGCGCCAGCAGGATGGCTTCCTCATTCATGGCGTACAGCACCTTCGCCCCATCACGCTGAAGATGGTGGCTGATGCGATCGAGATGCATGAGTCGACGGTGAGCCGCGTCACCTCGAACAAGTATATCGCAACACCGCTCGGCACATATGAACTCAAATATTTCTTCACCACGGCCATTGCCTCGGCCGATGGCGAAGGCGATGCGCACTCCGCCGAAAGCGTGCGCCACCGGATCCGCGAGATGATCGCGAAGGAGAATCCCGAGGCCATTCTCTCCGATGACGACATTGTGGCAGCGCTGCGCCTCGAGGGTGTGGATATCGCCCGGAGGACAGTCGCTAAATATCGGGAATCGCTAAATATATTGTCATCCGTGCAGCGTCGCCGGGAGGCCCGGTTGAAGGGTTGA